The genome window TGAGGCACACTAGCACACACACGCAAggtctccccctccctctctgcCGTGCGCGTGCTACTCATtcttgctcgctctagattccgGGAGATTTTAACTAATTTGCGGGCATCAGGGAGCCGCTATCAAAATGCGGGAGACTCCCGGAACTTCCGGGAGACTTGGGATGTCtgcagcccaaactaaatgtgcgtcgacgccgccaaaacaggaagtagtttatatctcaggaacgctttcacgtattgaaaccaaactttgtacatgaatttggatctctaatgtgaggatgcacaacatcagaataacttttttttttcaaaaattttaCGCCggcaaacaggaagtagtttatatctcaggaacgctttaacgtattgaaaccaaactttgtacatgaacttgggtctccaatgtgaggatgcacaacatcaaaagaacaatttttttctaaaattttacgccgccaaacaggaagtagtttatatctcaggaacgctttcgtgtattgaaaccaaattttgtacatgaatttgggtctccagtgtgaggatgcacaacatcaaaagaaaaaaaaaattcctaaaATTTTACgtcgccaaacaggaagtagtttatatctcaggaacgctttaacgtgttgaaaccaaactttgtacatgaacttgggtctccaatgtgagggtGCACAGCATCAaaagaacacatttttttctaaaattttatgccgccaaacaggaagtagtttataccTCTGGAACGCTTtaacgtattgaaaccaaactttgtacatgaatttgggtctccattgtgaggatgcacaacatcaaaagaacattttttttccCCTAAACTTTTACgtcgccaaacaggaagtagtttatatctcaggaacgctttcacgtattgaaaccaaactttgtacatgaacttgggacttcAATGTGacgatgcacaaactaaatcgccggcaccagagcaagcacacttttgcagttcctccggaaatgcattttctagttattattattattattaagtgtgcttgcaaaagcacacttattgttcttcttaagttttattattatcttttttattatttttcccgggtagatttttttggccagctctagcgactagaccgtttgacacagagacaccgttcaaactttaaaatgttcgggcagtaccggtgtaagttgcttgagaagatgacgtcacagatccatgtcgttcgtccgccatattggatagaacacaaaaccttaaaaaagtttcacaggtcacaaattttgtccaaacttcacgaaattccacgtacacaatccttggaccaagcctcacaaaagttactagaaggatttttgatttacGGAAGCGTTTGCCCGTCACAGCCCAAACTATatgtgcgtcgacgccgccaaaacaggaaatagtttatatctcaggaacgctttaacgtattgaaaccaaactttgtacatgaaattgggtctccaatgtgaggatgcacaacatcaaaagaaaaatttttttataaaattttacgccgccaaacaggaagtagtttatatctcaggaacgctttcgtgtattgaaaccaaactttgtacatgaatttgggtctccaatgtgaggatgcacaacatcaaaagaaaaattttttttctaaaattttacgccgccaaacaggaagtagtttatatctcaggaacgctttcacgtattgaaaccaaactttgtacatgaacttgggtcTCCAAtctgaggatgcacaacatcaaaagaacacatttttttctaaaatgttacgccgccaaacaggaagtagtttatacctcaggaacgctttaacgtattgaaaccaaactttgtacatgaatttgggtctccaatgtgaggatgcacaacatcaaaagaaaaaaatttttttctaaaattttacgccaccaaacaggaagtagtttataccTCAGAAACGCTTtaacgtattgaaaccaaactttgtacatgaatttgggtctccaatgtgaggatgcacaacatcaaaataattttttttttctaaaattttacgccgccaaacaggaagtagtttatatctcaggaacgctttaacgtattgaaaccaaactttgtacatgaacttgggtctccaatgtgaggatgcacaacatcaaaagaacaattttttttctaaaattttacgccgccaaacaggaagtagtttatatctcaggaacgctttcatgtattgaaaccaaactttgtacatgaatttgaatctccaatgtgaggatgcacaacatcaaaagaacaattttttttcaaaaattttacgccgccaaacaggaagtagtttatatctcaggaacacTTTCATgaattgaaaccaaactctgtACATAAATTAGGGTCTCccatgtgaggatgcacaatcTAAATCGgtggcaccagagcaagcacacttttgcagttcctccggaaatgcattttctagttcagattgatcatttaaacggattacaaatgtccatgtaaacgcagctatTGTTACTCGCGACTAGCTTTCACCCTACCTCATTTTATGAGGGGTTTGCCCAAGAGTCAGTTCTATAGATTAAGAAGGATTTGTCACTCTGATACAGATTTTATTGGGAAGTCAATGACAATGAAAATTAAATTCCTAGAAAGAGGATATCCTGCAGAATGGATTGATGAAGTATTTGATACTACTCTTCATAATACACATGCTCAACTATTAAAGAAGAGGACTAAAAAGGTTAAGAAACATTTGTTCACTTTCATTACAACTCATTCAGACAAATCTTACTTAATTAGAtctattttcaaaaaacattgGCATCTTTTGTCATCTGATCCTGAGCTTAGTTCTATTTTCCAAAATCCTCCATTGATAGTGTACAAACGAGCTAAGAATTTAAAAGACCATCTAGTACATGCTCGGTTTCAGGTTCACAGTCCTTCACAGAGAATTATTAGTCCATTACAAAATCAAATTGCCGGTGTGGTAATTGTGTCCAATGTAATAACacgaaaaaaatataattgttttGTCATCCTAGAACTGGGAAAAAAATTCTACATTAATTCTATGATAACTTGTGCCTTTATGTGTTATGAGAGCCAGATTGTCTCTCTCTGCTGGCCTACACAGGTGTCTCTCATCTGTCACTATCCGGACTACATTACCCATCATCCCTTGCCCGCCCAGTTCCTCACCACACCTGTTTCCTGTTTGTAATCACCTGGACTATTTAAACCAttctcacacacactcacactgtGAAGTCTTGTTAGCCTTGTCTACAGTTCTGAGCGTATTCATCCAGTTTCTCTGTTCTGCCTTGTGTTTTGATATGTGTCGGTTTTTCGTATTTTGTGATTGTTCTCTGCCTGCCCTGACACACGCCTGGATTATTGACTACTGATTTTGGATTGCCTCTGATTCTCTTCAATAAAACCAGCATTTGGATCTAACCGGTTTACACGGTCATTACAGAAGACTTCGCAACGACAAGATCCAGCGGTTTTGTTTCATCCACTTCGGTCTACCTCCCTACATCAACCATTAATCAAaagtactattcggacgggattagttttacatagggaggtggggtaaagcaatttttatcagagcttctcagtgattttagtcctgtccgaatgctccatgtcagtaatcataacgaacaatgtcagtaaagattacggggacttttaccttctgtaaaaaggtccggagaaattacttcaggtaatactaatccagtgcgaatagaccagctgtaaatatacacgtaaattgcgtcatttccttttaatttgcgggtttctttaaaatataaaagcgcttaaagaagcatttacttgcaTTCTAGGCGGAAAAACAAGTAAGTGGCAAGGTTGGCAAAAAATGCATCTCAATATTCATCAGATTGatgtttaaaaatatgtcattttaaaaaatttctTACGGGGGACCATGCCCTCGGACCCCCCTAGAGGGGTAATATCCTTCTCACCTTTTCCATCCCTGACCCGTTTTTATGCCTGAAAGGTCTccaaaaaaatctggattttggAGCTAGTTGAAccaaagttaaaattataaagttattttacaatagacatactttttgtttttgtgtcaaAAAAGGGTGGGTGGGGGCAGTGGAGCtcattgggtgctcagcacccctaaagctcTAACCCTAGAATCACCTCTGGACTGTGAAATCAGCAGTATACAGATGGgtaaactttttttacacacaaaacataaacacctGTTATATTACAAACCATAAACACaatagcttcaaaaacacaggaaaaacgaGAGCTTTAAGAAATAGCTTGAAAATAAGGGGTCAAGTGCCTATCTAAAGGAATCACTCCTATCAAAAacttattttcaataaaacaaacataaattaGAGCTACTTTAGCTAGTTTTTtaaaaaccttcatttaaaataagAGCTATTttgatgtaaatataaataatgaGTGAAGAGGGTAATGGTGTTtgtttaaaagatttaatgTGTCCTGTTATTTCAAGTTGATGTCCATCTAAGTGTGACTGTACGTCAGTTGTTGCTGTTGTATTTCTGCTtgtcttttctcttttttctgttcttgtttatatttattaattctGCTAGTTAACAGCAGGTATCATcgctaatgctcaatcataactTCATTTATCACTTAATTATTTCACAACatcaaaatgtgtaaaataacaaaactgTTTGTAATCTAGCATATGCAAACATATCCTGAACTAATATTTAGTGTTGAGATTAAAATGCAGTTATAAAGTATGACTCACTCAGCTTTTCTGGATGCTTTGATCACTGGCAGGAGTCTCATAAGACATTCATCTGATCGATCATATTTCTTCAGTAGAAACTCATCCAGATCCTTTTCTGTGTTCAGTAACACAAATGCAAGAGCAGACCACTGAGCAGGAGAGAGTTTGACTCCAGTTAAACTAAAATCATCTCCTCTGTTCAGATATGTTTGGACTTCCTGCACTAGAGATTGATCATTCAGTTCATTCAGACAGTGAAACAAATTGATGGTTTTCTCTGGTGAGGGATTCTCTCTGATCTTCATCTTAATGTATTCAACTATTTCCTGTCTGCTGTCAGAGCTTCCTGTCTGTATCATCAGATCTCTTAAGATCATCTGACTGGACTTCAATGAGAGACCCAGAAGGAATCTGAGGTAAAGATCCAGATGTCCGTTCTCACTCTGTAAGGCCTTGTCCACTTCACTCTTCAGTAAATCACTCATATTTGATCTGAACCAGCCAAAGAGTCCTGATGTTTGTAAAGAAAATGAAAGAAACACAAATAAAGCAGCAAGAAACTCCTGAATGCTCAGATGAACAAAGCTGTAAACCTTTCCCATGTAAAGTCCAGACtcctctctgaagatctgagtaCAAACTCCTGAATACACTGAAGCTTCTTTGACATCAATGCCAGACTTTCTCAGATCCTCCTCATAAAAGATCAGATTCCCTTCCTCCAGCTGTTGAAAAGCCAGGTTTCCCAGTGAATGAAGACTCTCTCTAGCCTGCTGAAGATCTACCTCACATTTCCCATCATACTTCTGACTCTTCAGTTTGGTCTGAAAGATCAGGAAGTGTGTGAACATTTGTGTGAGAGTCTTGGGGATCTCTGCTTTACTCTCTGATTCACTCAACATTCTCTCTAGAACAGTGGCTGTAATCCAAcagaagactgggatgtgacacatgatgtacAAACTTCTGGATGATTTGATGTGTGTGAGGATTCTCTTAGCCAGACTCTCATCATTTATTCTCTTCCTGAAATACTCGTCCTTCTGAGGATCATTGAATCCTCGTACATCTGTGATCTGGTCAATACACTGAGGaggaatctgattggctgctgcTGGTCGTGATGTTATCCAGATCAGAGCAGAAGGAATCAGATTccccttgatgaggtttgtcagcAGAACATCCACTGATGCTGATTCATTTACATCAAACAAACTCTGATTGTTTGAGAAATCTAGAGGAAGTCGACACTCATCCAGACCATCAAAGATAAACAAAACCTTGTAGTCATCAAAGTCTGTTGATCTCAGTTCTTTTGTATCTTTGAAGAACTGATGAAGAAGATCCATCAGACtgatattttcttgttttatgagATTCAGctctctgaaaggaagtggaaatatgaaGTGAAGATCCTGATTTGCTTTCTCTTCAGCCCAGTCCAGTatgaacttctgtacagagacGGTTTTTCCAATTCCAGCGACTCCTTTAGTCAGCACAGttctgatgtgtttgtctttaaagatgtcattacatttgattggtgtTTCTTCTGTCTGTAATTTTCTGGATGTtgtctcaatctgtctcacCTCATGTTCATTATTGATCTCTCCGCTCCCTCCCTCTGTGATGTAAAGCTCTGTGTAGATCTCATTCATAAGTGTTGAGCTTCCATGTTTTGATATTCCTTCATTAATTCTCTGGAATTTCTCTTTTAATCtggatttatgtttttttaaacacaaaggaGCAAGTTCTGTTGTGAAAAAAGAGAAATCAAGACATGAATCAAATATATGAATCAACTGAGaattttttaatgttataaaagaTTATTAAGTTTCCTAAAGTTATTGGTTTTTGTAACATTGGATCCGAGGTCAGCCTTTTGCCTGATGACTACAACTCTCTTGTGAACGTGCACACAGCCACGGTATATTAagttcaaaatatatgttttcccCCCACTGTTTTGCTAAGACATTTAATAACCACAAGGGTTATTTTTTAATGGACGGGTGCACTTTTTGGGCTTTAAAAACTGGACACTATCCAATGCTGTTAGAAAGCCAGAGTAAGGATGCTATTTAATAACTCAAACCATGTTTATACAACTATGATGGCTTAAGGGTGAGCTAAATATGGGCTAAATTAAATTCTTggctgaactattcctttaacagatgCTTAGAATTGGAAAGTGGATTTCAGGAATCTTCACTTTCAAAATTTACATCACATGCTCttatttcatgttttataaaatgattaaatgGCAAAGCAAAGACACTGACTTTACTTATCAGAAAACCTGAATAGTGGAAATTACCACTTGAGCATTAGCTGATACAGAACACTGAGCCAACATACATGAGGTCACATTAAAATGGGCAGAAGGGGCCCAGGAGTATTGGGTAGTGCAATTCCTCCACTGAATAAGCTTTTGATGAGTGCTGGAGAATTACAGGCATCCAAGGTTTACCAAAGTGGGAATCTGACTTGGACAAACGTTTCCATTATGAGATACCCCAGCCCACCACTCTACAGATGTCTTttataaaagcaccatttgCTAGTGCCAAAGACAATGCGACACCCTGGAGGATATGCCCTGGCCAACCCGCAATGGGAGTAAAGTTAGACAAGCCCGATGTTTACTGCAGAACAAAACTTGTGAGTACAAATGTTCCCTTGCTGTTGACATACAGTACCCAGGGGAACTCCTCACACTTCACTGTGCAGAATAAAAAGAAACAGCTGAAACCATAGATCAATGTTTCCCAACTCCAGTGTTTACATACTCCCACCCAGAAAATGGCTCCTTATACACCTGAGCAATAACAGTCTAATGGACTTGACATTTTCTGTAAAATTTTTAATATGTCgcttaaaatatgtttttgtttcaGAGACAACAACATATAAATTCTGcggaaaaaaaaatcacaaataagAACTAATAATAgtaaacaaacagagaaagtTTGGCtcttcaaaaaatataaattcttaattatatttcatttttgtgtgccCATTTATGAGGCAAATCGGTTACAGATGTGATTTATCTGTTATGTCATCCGCCTGTTGGTTCTTGCGGTGCTGCATTAAGCACACCTAATGCCTCTAATTAACTAAGATCAAAGGCGACTGGGCTCCTTAAGTCAAACCCCAAGCGTCACTCAACGTTAACTGATTGACAGACAGAGAAGACTCAAAGCATTTTGAATGTAAAGTGATAtaacagtcacattaatttgaGCTCTTACTGGTCTGTAGTTTGTTAGCAAGGTCTGTGTGCTTCATCTTCTTTAGGACGTGGAGTGTGATTTTCAGAAGTCCCTCTCTGACTCTGCTCTGATGTTTATCATCCTCCTCTTCTCTCTCAGAGCTTGCTGGATCATCTGGACTCAGTAGTCTCTTGAAGATCTTCAGCTCACTCCTTATCAGAAAGATGATTTTATTTTCCAGTTCCTGAAATCATTGTTCAAACAgagatttttttcacttttatgcATGCGCAAAATTTTTCGAATGGAACAAATTATCTGGTTTAATCAGTATGTGTATTCACTGGGGATCCCTGGGGATCTTTGTGCAGCTAAAGCAGTGCTCTACCAGTTCAGCTACATAAACACTGAATGaaagtgcacacacacaattttGTTCTTAACCTTTTTCTAATATTAATGAAACttgattattttaaaataaagtagtaaatgcTCAACAGTTGAAAATGCTCATAATACATGCCCAAATCATCTCCTTTTACATATAACGTCTCTTCTGCCAATACTCTTTACAAATGTTTCCTTTCTGAATATCTTGGAATAAAGCCAATTGTACCAAAAGCATATCAAATACCTTTTATACAAACTAGGGTATATATGTAATTTAGATTACAGCCTGCAATGAACTGCATAATTAAAGTGGGCAGTGTTTGCTCTAGGATTTGTTCCAGCTGTGGTGGCAGAACACAAATGtacatcttttttttaatgtaaaatataggCTTCtgtaaacatgtattttttataaattcatgctgtcatttactttttcTTATACTTAAAGcctattgcttttctatgtttgtactaaaatgtattttcttaaaaatatgttttactaTATAGCTTTGTTTGCatctttcattgtagttttaatgttgtttGCAAGCCCATGCTTGTGTCTAGCGTTACAGTcgtgcacagtcctgtttgataatctGCATTTGTAGTGATTGACAGATCACACGACCAGTGATCTgacatcagcagcaattttattCCACACCCGGCCTGTTTGACATAAAGACTGTGACcctgacaatggtaagaaaacaggaaaaacaattgagtaaccaatacgtgaaactggcacgaaaaagaaagtcgtgccacggacacgcgaAAACGCGTCACTTAAATGCTCGAAACGTTTAAGTCACATTCCTATCCTACCATATCTGCGCCACTCATccgaccaacggtgagctcaaactgcttcactgcagaagctgccttggaggctccgctgagggcttaaaccagtaacgagcattttgattggtcgttttgtgaaccaatcacattctttctgccctcagaacatgtttGAGTAAGGAAAACTCCTACGTGCATGTCGCAGACAGGGGTTCGTTCTTCGTACGTCGCTTAATACATCCGAGATCAAATGAGATATCCGAGATGTTCAGATCTCGCTTATTATGATCTCCCTTATCCGGTTCTTTGAATGCCCGCAGGATTGAATAATCTGAGATCACTGCGTGTTCGTGCACTACAAGAAAAGGCAAAACCTATCGGCAGTAGAAACACTGATCAGCcacgttgtgattggccagttgttacattttttaaccCCTGCAGTGCGCAAGCTATTGATGGAAGGTTGTGAACTTTTTATGACGCTGAATTTGTAAACCCAGTTAAAGCTATTTTGTACATACATAAAATCACCCTACATGTTTGTCTTGTCATTCGTTTAAGAATAATAATGAAATatgttaaacaaaaacaagtcgcacagtacagaaaaaatatatttgtttaaataacataGCTAAAAGATGTAATCTATCTTTTTTATTACGGTACGTGTTGAATT of Misgurnus anguillicaudatus chromosome 2, ASM2758022v2, whole genome shotgun sequence contains these proteins:
- the LOC141368958 gene encoding NLR family CARD domain-containing protein 3-like isoform X1 — its product is MSSGKSLSGESETKAMNSLILGKPPESSCVSMKSDDSMGLPINFSSEDMSKMRVGSTSFDKKQMDSVFQELENKIIFLIRSELKIFKRLLSPDDPASSEREEEDDKHQSRVREGLLKITLHVLKKMKHTDLANKLQTKLAPLCLKKHKSRLKEKFQRINEGISKHGSSTLMNEIYTELYITEGGSGEINNEHEVRQIETTSRKLQTEETPIKCNDIFKDKHIRTVLTKGVAGIGKTVSVQKFILDWAEEKANQDLHFIFPLPFRELNLIKQENISLMDLLHQFFKDTKELRSTDFDDYKVLFIFDGLDECRLPLDFSNNQSLFDVNESASVDVLLTNLIKGNLIPSALIWITSRPAAANQIPPQCIDQITDVRGFNDPQKDEYFRKRINDESLAKRILTHIKSSRSLYIMCHIPVFCWITATVLERMLSESESKAEIPKTLTQMFTHFLIFQTKLKSQKYDGKCEVDLQQARESLHSLGNLAFQQLEEGNLIFYEEDLRKSGIDVKEASVYSGVCTQIFREESGLYMGKVYSFVHLSIQEFLAALFVFLSFSLQTSGLFGWFRSNMSDLLKSEVDKALQSENGHLDLYLRFLLGLSLKSSQMILRDLMIQTGSSDSRQEIVEYIKMKIRENPSPEKTINLFHCLNELNDQSLVQEVQTYLNRGDDFSLTGVKLSPAQWSALAFVLLNTEKDLDEFLLKKYDRSDECLMRLLPVIKASRKADLSRCNLTKISCSAMASVLSSNSSSLRELKLNVNNLQDSGVKLLSDGLKNTNCKLEILHLSRCNLTEKSCSALASVLSSNSSSLRELNLNVNNLQDSGVKLLSDGLKNSNCKLEILQLCCCDIGDEGFAALASALRSNPSHLTELNLSYNHPGDSGVKLLSDLLKDPHCKLQ
- the LOC141368958 gene encoding NLR family CARD domain-containing protein 3-like isoform X2, which translates into the protein MSSGKSLSGESETKAMNSLILGKPPESSCVSMKSDDSMGLPINFSSEDMSKMRVGSTSFDKKQMDSVFQELENKIIFLIRSELKIFKRLLSPDDPASSEREEEDDKHQSRVREGLLKITLHVLKKMKHTDLANKLQTKLAPLCLKKHKSRLKEKFQRINEGISKHGSSTLMNEIYTELYITEGGSGEINNEHEVRQIETTSRKLQTEETPIKCNDIFKDKHIRTVLTKGVAGIGKTVSVQKFILDWAEEKANQDLHFIFPLPFRELNLIKQENISLMDLLHQFFKDTKELRSTDFDDYKVLFIFDGLDECRLPLDFSNNQSLFDVNESASVDVLLTNLIKGNLIPSALIWITSRPAAANQIPPQCIDQITDVRGFNDPQKDEYFRKRINDESLAKRILTHIKSSRSLYIMCHIPVFCWITATVLERMLSESESKAEIPKTLTQMFTHFLIFQTKLKSQKYDGKCEVDLQQARESLHSLGNLAFQQLEEGNLIFYEEDLRKSGIDVKEASVYSGVCTQIFREESGLYMGKVYSFVHLSIQEFLAALFVFLSFSLQTSGLFGWFRSNMSDLLKSEVDKALQSENGHLDLYLRFLLGLSLKSSQMILRDLMIQTGSSDSRQEIVEYIKMKIRENPSPEKTINLFHCLNELNDQSLVQEVQTYLNRGDDFSLTGVKLSPAQWSALAFVLLNTEKDLDEFLLKKYDRSDECLMRLLPVIKASRKADLSRCNLTEKSCSALASVLSSNSSSLRELNLNVNNLQDSGVKLLSDGLKNSNCKLEILQLCCCDIGDEGFAALASALRSNPSHLTELNLSYNHPGDSGVKLLSDLLKDPHCKLQ